From a region of the Halomonas sp. HL-93 genome:
- a CDS encoding YicC/YloC family endoribonuclease: MANPRHVHSMTAFARTEQAAPFGTLQVEIRSVNQRYLEPHFRLPDTLRELEPVLRDALRSRLARGKVECSLRFEAAETNQAPAVNAQRLKEIADALAAIQQQVPSAVPPTTLALLNQPGVMETQHLDQEAITAAVKTLFDQALNELIDARAREGEKLAVMITTRLTAVSEQVATVRGLLPQILERQRAQLLERLEVAKTDLDPQRLEAELVLVAQKADVDEELDRLTAHVDEVGRQLAQKGPKGRRLDFLMQELNREANTLSSKSVVAETTRCAVELKVLIEQMREQIQNIE; this comes from the coding sequence ATGGCCAACCCACGCCATGTACACAGCATGACCGCCTTCGCCCGCACCGAGCAGGCCGCTCCTTTCGGCACGCTTCAGGTTGAAATCCGCTCGGTGAATCAGCGTTATTTAGAACCGCATTTCCGCCTGCCCGACACTCTGCGCGAGCTAGAGCCGGTGCTGCGCGACGCGCTGCGCTCGCGTCTGGCCCGCGGCAAGGTGGAATGTAGCCTACGCTTTGAGGCCGCCGAGACCAATCAGGCTCCCGCCGTGAACGCTCAGCGCCTAAAAGAGATCGCCGATGCGCTGGCGGCGATTCAACAGCAGGTGCCCAGCGCCGTGCCACCCACCACCCTTGCGCTACTCAACCAGCCCGGTGTGATGGAAACTCAACACCTTGACCAGGAAGCGATTACCGCAGCCGTCAAGACGCTGTTTGACCAAGCCCTGAATGAGCTGATTGACGCCCGTGCAAGGGAAGGCGAAAAACTCGCCGTGATGATCACCACCCGCTTAACCGCCGTGAGCGAGCAGGTAGCCACCGTGCGCGGCCTGCTGCCGCAGATTCTGGAGCGCCAGCGTGCCCAACTGTTGGAACGCCTGGAAGTCGCCAAGACCGACCTCGACCCGCAACGCCTGGAAGCTGAACTGGTGCTGGTGGCGCAAAAAGCCGATGTAGACGAAGAGCTGGACCGCTTAACGGCCCATGTCGACGAAGTTGGCCGTCAACTGGCCCAAAAAGGCCCCAAAGGCCGCCGGTTAGATTTTCTAATGCAGGAGCTCAACCGCGAAGCCAATACGCTGTCGTCAAAATCGGTGGTCGCAGAAACCACCCGTTGCGCGGTAGAGCTGAAGGTGCTGATTGAGCAGATGCGGGAGCAGATTCAGAATATAGAATAG
- a CDS encoding Arm DNA-binding domain-containing protein — MGSFTAKKVQSLIKDGKPGRYSDGNGLYLMVPKKGSPYWMHRYTFSGKRRELTLDKCAALSLAEAREHAVETQRVIRSGVDPVEERKRDEQAIIRTTQDLFRDWRRHPLIE, encoded by the coding sequence ATGGGTAGCTTTACCGCCAAGAAGGTTCAGTCCCTGATTAAGGACGGGAAGCCGGGCCGCTATAGCGATGGCAACGGCCTTTACCTGATGGTCCCCAAGAAGGGTTCTCCCTACTGGATGCATCGATACACTTTCTCTGGTAAGCGACGTGAGTTGACGTTAGATAAATGCGCCGCTCTTTCCTTGGCTGAGGCTCGTGAGCATGCGGTAGAGACCCAGCGAGTAATCCGGAGCGGTGTCGACCCCGTCGAAGAGCGTAAGCGCGATGAACAGGCAATCATTCGCACTACCCAGGATCTCTTCAGGGATTGGCGACGTCACCCCCTGATTGAGTAG
- a CDS encoding IS3 family transposase → MAEQVWRHERPRCQATQRTRSRKWTLEKAARRVATGNGGHSRGAEKKVVSAPARRDVVRFMVSRGLSERRALRVIRMSASALRYQPAPDRNETLRERIVALAHRHRRYGAGMIYLKLRQAGEPVNHKRVERLYAEARLQVKRRKRKKVPMSERKPLGRPGAANQVWSMDFVFDRTADGRVIKSLTVVDDATHEAVAIVPERAISGLFLTRILDHLALQRGLPSAIRTDNGKEFCGRAMLSWAHLRGVALFLIEPGKPNQNAYIESFNGRFRDECLNEHWFTSLQHAQVVIEAWRREYNEERPKKSLGGLTPSAYAEQLVVKHDKVISDSKPGCY, encoded by the coding sequence ATGGCGGAGCAAGTTTGGCGGCATGAGCGTCCCCGATGCCAAGCGACTCAAAGAACTCGAAGCCGAAAATGGACGCTTGAAAAAGCTGCTCGCAGAGTCGCTACTGGAAATGGAGGTCACTCGCGAGGCGCTGAGAAAAAAGTGGTGAGCGCCCCGGCACGCCGAGACGTGGTGCGCTTTATGGTGTCACGTGGCCTGAGTGAGCGCAGAGCGCTCCGTGTCATTCGTATGAGTGCCAGTGCATTGCGCTACCAGCCGGCCCCTGACCGCAATGAGACATTGCGTGAACGCATTGTTGCCTTGGCACACCGGCATCGCCGCTATGGCGCTGGCATGATCTACCTGAAGCTGCGTCAGGCCGGAGAACCGGTCAATCACAAGCGTGTTGAGCGTCTGTATGCGGAAGCTCGCTTGCAGGTGAAGCGTCGCAAGCGCAAGAAGGTTCCCATGTCTGAGCGAAAGCCACTTGGTCGCCCTGGGGCTGCCAATCAGGTCTGGTCAATGGATTTTGTGTTTGACCGGACGGCAGACGGACGAGTGATAAAGAGCCTCACGGTTGTCGATGACGCCACCCATGAAGCCGTGGCGATCGTGCCTGAACGTGCCATTAGCGGACTGTTTTTAACACGTATTCTGGATCACCTGGCCCTACAACGTGGCCTACCGAGCGCCATTCGTACGGATAATGGAAAGGAGTTCTGTGGGCGCGCCATGCTGTCATGGGCGCATCTACGTGGCGTTGCCCTGTTTTTAATCGAACCTGGAAAACCCAACCAAAACGCCTACATCGAATCGTTCAATGGGCGCTTTCGAGATGAATGCCTAAATGAGCATTGGTTCACCAGCCTTCAACACGCCCAGGTTGTCATCGAGGCATGGCGGCGGGAGTACAACGAAGAAAGACCGAAGAAGAGTCTTGGAGGGCTGACACCGTCAGCCTATGCCGAGCAACTGGTGGTAAAACACGATAAAGTTATTTCTGACTCTAAACCCGGGTGCTACTGA
- a CDS encoding cupin domain-containing protein: MYLSAQDIAGLEGVRKVHLLNANAVRINKSLGDAVGMTQLGIHQISVPPGHFSTEYHCHRYEEEAVYVLSGTGMATLGDRKQPIRPGDFIGYPINGVAHEMYNDGDEPLVCLVVGQRLAQDVCDYPRSDKRLYINSGEQTLVDHADIEHIPH; this comes from the coding sequence ATGTACCTATCGGCACAGGATATAGCAGGGCTTGAAGGCGTGAGGAAGGTGCATTTACTCAATGCCAATGCCGTGCGCATCAACAAGTCGCTGGGGGATGCCGTCGGTATGACCCAGCTCGGGATACATCAGATCAGTGTGCCACCCGGCCACTTTTCCACCGAGTACCACTGCCATCGCTACGAGGAGGAGGCCGTCTACGTGCTCTCTGGGACCGGCATGGCCACGCTAGGTGACCGCAAGCAGCCGATCCGCCCAGGCGACTTCATCGGCTACCCCATCAACGGCGTGGCTCATGAGATGTACAACGACGGCGATGAACCGCTGGTATGCCTGGTGGTGGGGCAGCGGTTGGCCCAGGACGTATGCGACTACCCGCGCTCGGACAAGCGGCTATATATCAACAGTGGTGAACAAACCCTGGTCGACCATGCCGATATCGAGCATATACCTCATTAG
- a CDS encoding helix-turn-helix transcriptional regulator, whose amino-acid sequence MPLVVNPTVRVLTLLELLQTHRHMNGRELAERLGVDRRTLRRYIQALEELGIPVTSERGRQGGYRLMPGFKLPPLMFSSEEALAVSLGLLAAQGLGIADTTPALETAQTKLERVMPARLKEQAHALSESARLELPPPQAPCDERLLILFATATQARQRARLAYRDDRAQHSDRVLNPYGLVYREGRWYVSGWCHLRRDLRSFRLDRITEATLLEASFERPTDFDPAEHLTQSIASLPRATAVSVRLYSDLASAIAELGSSIGVFTPEGNGVMLHARTDCLTWFARQLAHQPFDFEIIDPPGLRAALSEQAARLQRLAAEK is encoded by the coding sequence ATGCCACTTGTGGTTAACCCCACCGTCCGCGTTCTGACGCTCCTGGAACTACTGCAGACCCACCGCCATATGAACGGCCGGGAGCTGGCCGAACGGTTGGGTGTCGATCGACGCACGCTGCGGCGCTACATCCAGGCGCTGGAAGAGCTCGGCATTCCCGTGACCAGCGAACGCGGGCGGCAAGGAGGCTATCGTTTGATGCCAGGCTTCAAGCTACCTCCGCTGATGTTCAGCAGCGAAGAGGCGCTGGCCGTCTCACTGGGGCTGCTCGCCGCTCAGGGGCTGGGAATCGCCGATACAACCCCGGCGCTTGAAACCGCGCAGACCAAGCTGGAGCGGGTTATGCCCGCCAGGCTAAAAGAGCAGGCGCATGCCCTGAGCGAAAGCGCTCGACTGGAGTTACCCCCGCCACAAGCCCCGTGCGACGAACGCTTGCTGATCCTGTTCGCGACTGCCACCCAGGCACGGCAACGGGCCCGGCTCGCCTACCGGGACGACCGAGCACAGCATAGTGATCGTGTGCTCAACCCCTACGGCCTGGTTTATCGTGAGGGGCGCTGGTATGTCAGCGGTTGGTGCCATTTGCGCCGCGACCTGCGTAGCTTTCGCCTGGACCGCATCACCGAGGCCACACTACTCGAGGCCAGCTTCGAGCGTCCAACTGACTTCGACCCCGCCGAGCATCTGACCCAAAGCATCGCCAGCCTGCCCAGGGCGACGGCCGTCAGCGTGCGGTTGTATAGCGACCTGGCCAGCGCCATTGCGGAATTGGGGAGCAGTATCGGCGTATTCACACCCGAGGGTAACGGCGTGATGCTGCATGCCCGCACCGATTGCCTGACCTGGTTTGCCCGCCAGTTGGCCCACCAGCCCTTCGACTTCGAGATCATCGACCCGCCCGGGCTGCGCGCCGCACTCTCGGAGCAAGCCGCACGCCTCCAGCGGCTGGCGGCAGAAAAATAA
- a CDS encoding histidine phosphatase family protein, whose product MPTLRYLTLTLLLGALGMLPLSAQANDTTWQSLGEGGLVILMRHALAPGLGDPPEFERDRCETQRNLSEEGRAQARAIGEAFRERDIPIGAVYSSSWCRALDTAELMQLGDVEPAPWLDSFFRGRGDREAITQTARDRIAAWQASGNMLLVTHQVNITALAGRGVGSGEMLVVRPAADGLEVVGRLDVRAP is encoded by the coding sequence ATGCCAACCCTACGTTACCTCACGTTAACCCTGCTGCTCGGTGCGCTGGGCATGCTTCCCCTCAGCGCCCAGGCCAACGACACCACCTGGCAGTCGCTTGGGGAAGGCGGCCTGGTGATTCTGATGCGCCATGCGCTAGCGCCGGGCCTTGGTGACCCGCCAGAGTTCGAACGGGATCGCTGCGAGACCCAGCGCAACCTATCTGAGGAGGGGCGTGCCCAGGCGCGGGCGATTGGTGAGGCATTTCGCGAGCGGGATATTCCTATCGGCGCGGTGTATTCGTCGAGCTGGTGTCGGGCGCTGGATACCGCCGAGCTTATGCAGCTGGGCGACGTCGAGCCTGCGCCGTGGCTGGATTCGTTCTTTCGCGGGCGCGGTGATCGGGAAGCCATCACCCAAACCGCCCGCGATCGGATAGCCGCCTGGCAAGCATCGGGCAACATGCTGCTGGTAACGCACCAGGTGAATATCACGGCGCTGGCCGGGCGCGGCGTGGGCTCGGGCGAGATGCTGGTCGTGCGCCCGGCCGCGGATGGGCTGGAGGTGGTGGGGCGACTGGACGTTCGCGCGCCATAA
- a CDS encoding pirin family protein yields the protein MSSDSTQQARRVIAQHPARRDDIGDLVTRRPLPGPQLEQLDPFLFLNHHGPQTYPANNGGLPFGPHPHRGFETVTFILEGSLAHADSASHQSVIHAGGVQWMTAGSGIVHAEVSPPEFMREGGPLEILQLWVNLPARLKMSAPRYVGLQQQDISAIALPGGGELNLIAGQWQTQTGPIDTLTGVFMSTLRLPAGSREQLPVAPGRQVFLYVVEGNVEVSGEPVQPHHLIEVDRAGDSLMIEASSDARLLFGHGDVIDEPVYSHGPFVMTNREEIVQAVEDYQNGKFGGLDP from the coding sequence ATGTCCTCAGATAGCACTCAGCAAGCGCGTCGTGTCATTGCCCAGCACCCGGCCAGGCGCGACGATATCGGCGATCTGGTCACCCGGCGGCCATTGCCGGGGCCGCAGCTTGAGCAGCTCGATCCGTTTCTGTTTCTTAACCATCACGGCCCCCAGACGTATCCGGCCAATAACGGTGGGTTGCCGTTCGGCCCGCACCCGCACCGCGGCTTCGAGACGGTCACCTTCATTCTGGAAGGCTCGCTGGCCCACGCGGACAGCGCCAGCCATCAAAGCGTGATCCACGCGGGCGGCGTCCAGTGGATGACGGCGGGCAGCGGTATCGTGCATGCGGAAGTGTCGCCGCCCGAGTTTATGCGCGAAGGTGGCCCGCTGGAGATCCTCCAGCTGTGGGTCAACCTGCCGGCGCGGTTAAAGATGAGCGCGCCGCGCTACGTGGGCCTGCAGCAGCAGGACATATCCGCCATCGCGTTGCCGGGCGGCGGCGAACTGAACCTGATCGCCGGGCAGTGGCAAACGCAAACAGGCCCCATCGACACGCTGACCGGCGTTTTCATGTCGACGCTGCGGCTGCCTGCCGGGTCGCGGGAACAGCTACCGGTAGCGCCAGGGCGGCAGGTATTTCTTTATGTGGTGGAAGGCAACGTTGAGGTGAGCGGAGAACCTGTTCAGCCGCACCACTTGATCGAAGTAGACCGCGCAGGCGATAGCTTAATGATCGAAGCCAGCAGCGACGCGCGGCTGCTGTTTGGTCACGGAGACGTAATAGACGAACCTGTCTACTCCCACGGCCCGTTCGTGATGACGAACCGCGAAGAGATTGTCCAGGCGGTGGAGGATTATCAAAACGGCAAATTCGGTGGCCTCGATCCATGA
- a CDS encoding urea carboxylase-associated family protein, with product MANLAPAYRAKPGSPLFVDGTFYNQIANATGQRRLVETIEVPIRDARAWKVPAGHVMRICTRQGPQVGDFNLWSLHNPRERFWASRTRQLQRAHVSVHDRLWSSLPYLRPMATITADTLEHYGVDEDGGRVHDLLGTRCDPYVNHLLTGEDFDFHCHSNLTRAVAPFGLTELDIHDVLNVFQCTGLNEQDQYFMKACPAREGDYLELFAEIDLLCALSCCPGGDLSVDLWGSDATDDDLLATCHPIGIEIYALDDSLLKGWSPPQSPDYLGNHGVRPPEEDWSAKRRRCC from the coding sequence ATGGCCAATCTCGCCCCTGCCTACCGCGCCAAACCGGGCTCGCCGCTTTTTGTTGACGGTACTTTCTACAATCAAATTGCCAACGCGACAGGCCAGCGCAGACTGGTAGAAACCATAGAAGTACCGATTCGCGACGCACGTGCCTGGAAAGTGCCCGCCGGTCACGTAATGCGCATCTGCACCCGCCAAGGTCCCCAGGTAGGCGATTTCAACCTGTGGTCGCTGCATAACCCACGGGAACGCTTCTGGGCCTCGCGTACGCGCCAGCTACAGCGCGCCCACGTCAGCGTCCACGACCGCCTTTGGTCCTCGCTACCCTATCTTCGGCCCATGGCGACCATCACCGCCGACACGCTCGAGCACTACGGCGTCGACGAAGATGGCGGGCGTGTTCACGATCTGCTGGGGACACGCTGCGACCCCTACGTGAACCACCTGCTGACCGGTGAGGATTTCGACTTCCACTGCCACTCCAACTTGACCCGTGCTGTGGCGCCTTTCGGGCTCACCGAATTGGATATCCACGATGTGCTCAACGTCTTCCAGTGCACCGGCCTGAACGAACAGGACCAGTACTTCATGAAAGCCTGCCCGGCAAGAGAAGGGGATTATCTGGAGCTGTTTGCCGAAATCGACCTGCTCTGTGCGCTTTCCTGCTGCCCGGGCGGCGATCTCTCGGTGGATCTATGGGGCAGCGACGCCACCGACGACGATCTGCTGGCGACCTGCCACCCTATCGGCATCGAGATCTACGCGCTCGATGACTCGCTGTTAAAAGGCTGGTCGCCGCCACAATCACCTGACTATCTCGGCAACCACGGCGTGCGCCCGCCCGAAGAAGATTGGAGCGCCAAACGCCGCCGATGCTGCTGA
- a CDS encoding DNA-3-methyladenine glycosylase family protein — protein sequence MTPDNESFDMIEHAMAALAKADPDIARAYPLVGAPAPRQRDQGFATFFSTIVSQQLSTEAARAIMGRVNTLLPELHAKAVMEVESQALRDAGLSWRKIEYAKGLAEAELAGTFSADGLEQLSDDDAIAAITQLRGFGRWSAEIYLMFSLKRPDIFPADDLALRVALGRLKGMDDKPTPKQARQLVEPWAPWRSVGSLFLWHYYRGEPL from the coding sequence ATGACACCTGATAACGAGTCCTTTGACATGATTGAGCATGCCATGGCAGCCCTCGCCAAGGCCGACCCGGATATTGCCCGCGCTTATCCGCTAGTGGGCGCCCCTGCCCCACGCCAGCGCGACCAGGGTTTTGCGACATTTTTCTCCACCATCGTTAGCCAACAACTCTCCACCGAAGCGGCCCGTGCGATTATGGGCCGCGTTAATACGCTGCTGCCGGAATTACATGCCAAAGCGGTAATGGAGGTTGAGAGCCAAGCACTACGCGATGCCGGGCTTTCCTGGCGCAAGATTGAGTACGCCAAGGGGCTCGCAGAAGCGGAGCTGGCAGGCACCTTTAGCGCCGATGGGCTTGAACAGCTAAGCGACGACGACGCCATTGCCGCGATTACCCAGCTGCGCGGCTTTGGCCGCTGGAGCGCCGAAATTTATCTGATGTTCTCGTTGAAGCGCCCGGACATTTTCCCCGCCGATGACCTCGCCCTACGGGTGGCCTTAGGCCGCCTAAAGGGCATGGACGACAAACCCACGCCCAAGCAGGCGCGCCAGCTAGTGGAACCCTGGGCGCCCTGGCGCAGCGTGGGCTCGCTGTTTCTATGGCACTACTATCGCGGTGAACCACTGTAG
- a CDS encoding type II toxin-antitoxin system HipA family toxin gives MLTIQAFHHGQWHDAAELVIESPEQGRRGPARLGYITDYALEWLDRDDEHACSLRLPIELMNTHQSPRWFAFLDDIMPSGASRRYWVTQLGISALSEAEQDYILLAKGTIAPVGNLRIKQALPERPVGNTLEQQRFALADVVDRDSDFLAYAQQMGAAGGGATGAGGEAPKLLLRCSPDDQVWIDTYQDDAANTDQHYLVKFPRGQRTELDNNILRAEYHFYHELASLGIATIETQGMRLIEGERYPSLWLPRFDVDFQGGERTLYGLESVYSIMESEPGSLLNHFAVIEALVGRLSQQFRVRESGGQFDTASFVSEWVKRDLLNVAFANSDNHGRNSALLKTPQGIWLAPVYDFAPMKADPEGVVRTTTWGAPFEEGREFNWAAIAERLNGYVPPEQLMAELKALGSQLVGLKERLAVRGVPEVLLVSNALGFDYLDDKLQRWGLI, from the coding sequence TTGCTAACCATCCAGGCATTTCATCATGGCCAGTGGCACGATGCTGCCGAGCTGGTGATTGAATCTCCAGAGCAGGGTCGCCGTGGGCCTGCGCGTTTGGGCTATATCACCGATTATGCCCTTGAATGGCTAGATCGCGATGACGAGCATGCTTGCAGCCTGCGTTTGCCCATTGAGCTAATGAATACTCACCAATCGCCACGCTGGTTCGCTTTTTTAGACGATATCATGCCTTCTGGGGCCAGCCGCCGTTACTGGGTCACGCAGTTGGGGATATCGGCGCTTAGCGAGGCTGAACAAGATTACATCCTATTGGCTAAAGGGACGATTGCACCGGTAGGTAATTTGCGTATTAAACAAGCGCTTCCCGAGCGTCCTGTAGGCAACACGCTAGAGCAGCAACGCTTTGCCCTAGCTGATGTAGTGGATCGGGATAGTGATTTTCTTGCCTATGCGCAGCAGATGGGCGCCGCCGGTGGCGGCGCGACCGGGGCCGGCGGCGAAGCGCCTAAGCTACTGCTGCGCTGTTCGCCAGACGATCAGGTCTGGATCGATACCTACCAGGATGATGCGGCGAATACCGATCAGCACTATCTGGTGAAATTTCCTCGCGGCCAGCGTACCGAGCTTGATAACAACATCCTGCGTGCGGAGTACCACTTCTATCACGAGCTAGCGTCGCTGGGCATAGCGACCATCGAGACGCAAGGGATGCGGTTAATAGAAGGTGAACGCTATCCATCGCTGTGGTTGCCCCGCTTTGATGTTGATTTTCAGGGGGGAGAGCGCACGCTTTATGGGTTGGAGTCTGTTTATTCAATTATGGAGAGCGAGCCGGGAAGTTTGTTAAACCATTTTGCCGTGATTGAGGCACTGGTTGGCCGGTTGAGCCAGCAATTCCGCGTTCGCGAGTCGGGAGGCCAGTTTGATACGGCGAGCTTTGTAAGCGAGTGGGTGAAACGCGATCTGCTCAATGTCGCTTTTGCCAACAGCGATAACCACGGCCGCAATAGCGCGCTGCTGAAAACGCCTCAGGGTATCTGGTTGGCCCCAGTCTACGATTTTGCGCCTATGAAGGCTGACCCGGAGGGGGTTGTGCGTACCACCACCTGGGGGGCGCCGTTTGAGGAGGGGCGTGAATTCAACTGGGCAGCCATTGCGGAGCGCTTAAATGGCTATGTGCCCCCGGAACAACTGATGGCAGAGCTAAAAGCGCTTGGGAGTCAATTAGTCGGACTAAAAGAGCGGCTTGCTGTGCGGGGCGTGCCGGAAGTGCTACTAGTGTCGAATGCGTTAGGGTTCGACTACCTGGACGATAAACTGCAGCGCTGGGGGCTGATATGA
- a CDS encoding helix-turn-helix transcriptional regulator, giving the protein MKRKELSSIEREALLTSLLTQLLREEISAGQVLRQLRREVLGMSQTQYAALVGISRRSLSDLEADKASPTVALLNQVFRPLGLQTGLVPRSRELRERLLSVEPPSA; this is encoded by the coding sequence ATGAAGCGCAAAGAACTCTCTAGCATTGAGCGCGAGGCGCTGCTGACGTCGCTATTGACCCAGCTACTGCGGGAAGAAATCAGCGCAGGGCAGGTGTTGCGTCAACTGCGGCGTGAGGTGCTGGGCATGTCGCAGACCCAATATGCCGCGCTGGTGGGTATCAGTCGCCGCTCCTTGTCTGATCTGGAAGCCGATAAAGCAAGCCCTACCGTGGCTCTACTCAACCAAGTATTCCGCCCGTTGGGCCTGCAAACCGGCTTGGTACCGCGTAGCCGTGAGCTGCGTGAGCGTTTGCTTTCAGTGGAACCCCCTAGCGCCTGA
- a CDS encoding MFS transporter — protein MQDSTAPSSQGLARNPRLAEFVLALGGFGIGTSEFVIMGLMNRVAGDLAVTVPQVGYAISSYALGVVVGAPLISALAARVPKRALLIALMLVFALGNIASAMAPGFWSFVGLRFIAGLPHGAYFGVAALVAAGAVPIDQRARAIARVMMGLTVAILLGAPLGTWAGNLFGWQVAFSAVGGIALLTALLIRLWVPVQPFDAKASPLRELSALVKQRVLVTVAIACIGCGGMFAIFSYVMPTLTQQAGMSEALGPLVLVIFGLGSIAGNLIGGRAADKNLMRAIPATLVWCAVIQGLFYFAANNVWTGLLFVGLVGTSMALAPALQTRLMDVAEDAQTMAASLNHAAFNGANALGAWLAGLVISAGFSWSSTGLVGTGLALCGLVLFAFGRWLETRYPPTRVAAAH, from the coding sequence ATGCAGGATTCGACAGCACCGTCGTCTCAAGGGCTGGCGCGTAACCCACGGCTGGCCGAATTTGTGTTGGCGCTGGGTGGCTTCGGTATCGGTACCAGCGAGTTTGTGATTATGGGCCTGATGAACCGCGTGGCGGGGGATTTGGCCGTCACCGTGCCTCAGGTGGGCTATGCAATTAGCAGCTACGCCCTGGGCGTCGTGGTCGGTGCGCCGCTGATTTCAGCGCTGGCGGCGCGGGTGCCCAAGCGCGCGCTGTTGATTGCGCTGATGCTGGTATTTGCGCTGGGCAATATTGCCAGTGCGATGGCGCCGGGCTTCTGGTCGTTTGTGGGTTTGCGTTTTATTGCCGGGCTGCCCCACGGGGCTTATTTTGGCGTGGCGGCGCTTGTGGCTGCTGGGGCGGTGCCGATTGACCAGCGGGCGCGGGCGATTGCCCGGGTGATGATGGGCCTGACGGTGGCGATTTTGCTCGGCGCGCCGCTGGGCACCTGGGCGGGAAACCTGTTTGGCTGGCAGGTGGCTTTTTCCGCAGTGGGCGGGATTGCACTGCTCACCGCATTGTTGATTCGCCTGTGGGTGCCGGTGCAGCCGTTCGATGCAAAGGCAAGCCCGCTTCGCGAACTCTCGGCGTTGGTCAAACAGCGCGTGCTGGTGACGGTGGCCATCGCCTGTATCGGCTGCGGTGGCATGTTCGCGATCTTTAGCTACGTAATGCCGACGCTGACCCAGCAGGCGGGGATGAGTGAGGCACTGGGGCCGCTGGTGCTGGTGATCTTCGGCCTGGGCTCGATCGCCGGTAACCTGATAGGCGGCCGCGCGGCGGACAAGAATTTGATGCGGGCGATTCCCGCCACCCTGGTGTGGTGCGCGGTGATTCAGGGGCTATTTTATTTTGCTGCCAATAACGTCTGGACCGGCCTGTTGTTTGTTGGCTTGGTGGGTACCAGCATGGCACTTGCCCCCGCGCTGCAAACCCGCTTGATGGATGTTGCAGAAGATGCCCAAACTATGGCCGCCTCGCTCAATCACGCGGCGTTCAACGGCGCCAATGCGTTAGGCGCGTGGCTTGCAGGGCTCGTCATTAGCGCGGGCTTTAGCTGGTCGAGTACTGGTTTGGTGGGCACCGGCTTGGCGCTGTGTGGACTCGTACTGTTTGCTTTCGGGCGCTGGTTAGAGACGCGTTACCCGCCGACCCGAGTGGCTGCCGCACATTAA
- a CDS encoding extensin-like domain-containing protein — protein sequence MRSTLLILALIALGVALHKDLIEIPRHWAPWAPLYVDDPITPVTSLKLRRLENDRDGCLAALDSVPDEAVRYSPLADYIPVENCPLENVVRLQSSGVAFNQSFVASCPLALAWVMFERHALQPSAENILGTQVRQVDHVGSFACRNVYGRESGRRSEHATAEALDVIGFRLANGERITLLEDWGDEGPTGDFLRDIRDDACDFFGNTLSPDYNAAHADHFHFGMRGFRLCR from the coding sequence ATGCGAAGCACATTGCTGATACTGGCGCTGATAGCGTTAGGCGTGGCCCTACACAAAGACCTGATCGAGATCCCACGCCACTGGGCACCGTGGGCGCCGCTGTATGTCGACGACCCGATCACCCCGGTCACCTCACTAAAACTTCGTCGCCTGGAAAATGACCGTGACGGCTGCCTGGCAGCGCTGGATAGCGTGCCAGATGAGGCGGTGCGCTATTCCCCTCTGGCAGACTACATCCCCGTCGAGAATTGCCCACTTGAAAATGTGGTGCGCCTGCAAAGCAGCGGCGTGGCGTTTAATCAGTCGTTTGTGGCCAGTTGCCCCCTGGCGTTGGCCTGGGTGATGTTCGAGCGCCATGCGCTGCAGCCCAGCGCCGAAAACATTCTCGGCACCCAAGTGCGCCAGGTGGATCACGTTGGCAGTTTTGCCTGCCGCAATGTGTATGGCCGCGAGAGCGGGCGACGCAGCGAGCATGCCACCGCCGAAGCGCTGGACGTGATTGGCTTTCGGTTGGCAAACGGCGAGCGTATCACCCTGCTTGAAGACTGGGGAGACGAGGGGCCAACGGGGGACTTCCTACGTGACATCCGCGACGATGCCTGTGATTTTTTTGGCAATACGCTAAGCCCCGACTACAACGCCGCGCATGCCGACCATTTTCACTTCGGTATGCGCGGCTTCCGCCTCTGCCGTTAA